One window of the bacterium genome contains the following:
- a CDS encoding oligosaccharide flippase family protein, with the protein MVAQPTPAPSRSALGNATVLTVGAAAETVLQFSFLVIAGRQLGPEEFGFYGYLLSIVTMAVALAHFGLPVVGVRELAQRPDNEHSTLAAIFRIRALLSVTIFAAAFFTALVSPVTPTHRVAVWLTFAYLLFVPFDLSLLFDARKLSRWDVPGKLAGRLVSVGLLMLLWQVKGTVTVVDVALCSSVLMLVSVSVGWQVGRKLSLPLRWLVPTTETWRLIRASAPVLWSNGMTIAFTQSQVILLKWLSTALETGYYSLASRLMMPVLVFRGVLYRVMLPLVSEVALDRAALTARLERLLMVLALIFMPAVALAIPVAEVILVPVFGPEYAGAVLPFQISVSVLWLTGMGAMFGTSLLASGDAKTPTIGLTWGCTLSLIFAALTVPRYGATGAAWSSCLGELVSVAYTLPRFLKQCRPQIMGRLLRVAFTSLCGTALYYGLHLTVSVPKAAALGIACVALLMGLRLIGEISPAGLRSLFSLFRKPSANTAEKQPVDL; encoded by the coding sequence GCTCCGCGCTGGGCAATGCCACCGTTCTAACGGTGGGCGCAGCGGCGGAGACCGTATTGCAATTTTCCTTTCTGGTGATTGCCGGACGGCAGCTTGGACCTGAAGAGTTCGGCTTCTACGGCTATCTGCTGTCGATTGTAACCATGGCCGTCGCCCTCGCGCACTTCGGGCTTCCCGTCGTCGGCGTGCGGGAACTGGCGCAGCGCCCGGACAATGAGCATTCCACGCTGGCGGCGATCTTCCGCATTCGCGCGCTGCTTTCTGTGACAATCTTCGCGGCGGCGTTCTTCACCGCGCTGGTCTCGCCGGTCACTCCCACGCACCGCGTCGCGGTCTGGCTGACGTTCGCCTATCTGCTCTTTGTGCCCTTCGACTTATCGCTGCTGTTTGATGCCCGCAAACTCTCGCGCTGGGACGTTCCCGGCAAACTGGCGGGGCGGCTGGTGTCGGTTGGATTGCTGATGTTGCTCTGGCAAGTAAAGGGCACTGTCACGGTCGTGGATGTGGCGCTGTGTTCTTCGGTGCTGATGCTGGTCAGCGTGTCCGTAGGCTGGCAGGTTGGCCGCAAACTATCCTTGCCGCTGCGCTGGCTTGTGCCCACCACCGAGACGTGGAGGCTGATACGCGCGTCCGCGCCGGTGCTCTGGTCCAATGGGATGACCATCGCCTTTACTCAGAGTCAGGTGATTCTGCTCAAGTGGCTCTCGACCGCGCTGGAGACCGGCTACTACTCTCTGGCCAGCCGTTTGATGATGCCGGTGCTGGTGTTTCGCGGTGTGCTTTATCGCGTGATGCTGCCGCTGGTGTCGGAAGTGGCGCTGGACCGTGCCGCGTTGACTGCGCGGCTCGAACGGCTGCTGATGGTGCTGGCGTTGATCTTCATGCCCGCGGTAGCGCTGGCAATTCCCGTGGCGGAAGTGATTCTTGTGCCGGTCTTCGGACCGGAATACGCCGGCGCGGTGCTGCCGTTTCAGATCAGCGTGAGTGTGCTCTGGCTGACCGGCATGGGCGCGATGTTCGGAACATCGCTCTTGGCATCGGGCGACGCCAAGACTCCCACCATCGGCCTGACGTGGGGCTGCACCCTGAGCCTGATCTTCGCGGCGCTGACCGTTCCGCGCTACGGGGCTACGGGCGCGGCGTGGTCATCGTGTCTGGGCGAACTGGTCTCCGTAGCGTACACGCTGCCCCGATTTCTCAAACAGTGCCGTCCGCAGATTATGGGCCGGCTGCTGCGCGTGGCCTTCACCTCGCTGTGCGGCACCGCGCTCTATTATGGTCTGCATCTGACCGTTTCCGTTCCTAAGGCAGCCGCGCTGGGAATTGCGTGTGTCGCCTTGCTGATGGGGCTGAGGCTCATCGGAGAGATTTCTCCCGCCGGATTGCGCTCGCTGTTTTCCCTCTTCCGCAAGCCTTCCGCCAACACGGCGGAAAAGCAGCCGGTGGATCTCTAA